From the Solanum pennellii chromosome 4, SPENNV200 genome, one window contains:
- the LOC107015984 gene encoding mitogen-activated protein kinase kinase kinase 5-like isoform X1 encodes MPSLWKAFSLSSSSQHSSSSSSNTSSPADSPNTRRIYGGGRKLTRQRKLRHVSDDDLGLRRPNIQALIIDERSKSLPGSPDSYADFGSGSRSSHHLRHCSNSSAVPLPLPLPELNSLPKQNSVHSNLPVRVDRELLSPPLARESFDRTPAEVKSSQHPRSSTPTYRRRGFPQDLNAEGVEFRLNVPARSAPSSGFTSPVRSPKRFSTQDLFHHPLHQASSSTSEAYAFQLSPTRVINSADHSPVSSPILPSSANRIRNSRSIALHSHHKSLPESSLGWNEANNNNVHPLPLPPGVPRQPDLCTMHSNMDKPCVSPTKGQWLKGKLLGRGTYGSVYEATNCETGALCAMKEVDLTPDDPKSAECIKQLEQEIRVLRQLKHQNIVQYYGSEIMEDRFCIYLEYVHPGSINKYVREHCGAMTESIVRNFTRHIVSGLAYLHSTKTIHRDIKGANLLVDASGVVKLADFGLAKHLSSCATDLSLKGSPHWMAPEVMQAVLRKDANPELALAVDIWSLGCTVIEMFTGQPPWGELSWVQAMFGVLNKSPPIPEKLSSEGKDFLQCCFRRKPADRPSAMMLLEHAFLRSTSSLEHSINVAGCSEDSPGKKFHDTLSPKNPMNHKKEQKPLLPGTSGRQAKSPCSSETCRQTQPETCEYGATSHHSPRSALEVFPCITSMELNSSSRAASPSSVPSSFRLGPENRSPYRIIGKEIPNLCIRS; translated from the exons ATGCCGTCTTTATGGAAAGCATTTTCACTATCTTCAAGCTCTCAacactcttcttcttcttctagtAATACTTCTTCTCCGGCCGATTCACCGAATACCCGGCGGATTTACGGCGGTGGAAGGAAGCTTACTAGGCAGAGGAAGTTGAGACATGTTAGTGATGATGATCTTGGTTTACGGAGACCTAATATTCAGGCACTGATTATTGATGAACGTTCAAAGTCTTTGCCGGGTTCTCCTGATTCTTACGCTGATTTCGGGTCGGGTTCTAGGTCGTCTCACCACCTCCGTCACTGTTCTAATTCCTCTGCTGTGCCACTGCCGTTGCCGCTCCCTGAGCTCAATTCTCTGCCTAAACAGAACTCGGTTCACTCTAATTTGCCGGTTAGAGTTGACAGGGAGCTTTTAAGTCCTCCTCTTGCCAG GGAATCTTTTGATCGAACTCCAGCTGAGGTGAAAAGTTCTCAGCATCCAAGATCATCTACTCCAACTTATCGGCGTAGGGGTTTCCCTCAGGATCTGAACGCCGAGGGTGTTGAATTCAGGTTGAACGTTCCTGCTAGAAGTGCCCCAAGTAGTGGTTTTACAAGCCCTGTCCGAAGCCCAAAAAGGTTTAGCACACAGGACCTTTTTCATCATCCATTGCATCAGGCCTCATCATCAACTTCAGAGGCATACGCTTTCCAACTTTCACCCACAAGGGTTATAAATAGCGCTGATCATTCTCCAGTGAGTAGCCCAATTTTACCAAGTTCAGCTAACAGAATCAGGAACAGCAGAAGTATTGCTTTGCATTCACATCATAAATCTCTTCCGGAAAGTTCTCTAGGTTGGAATGAAGCTAACAACAACAATGTGCATCCACTACCCCTTCCACCAGGTGTTCCACGACAACCAGACTTATGTACCATGCACAGCAATATGGATAAACCTTGCGTATCACCAACAAAGGGTCAATGGCTAAAGGGGAAGCTTTTAGGTCGTGGTACATATGGAAGTGTATATGAAGCTACCAACTG TGAAACCGGTGCTTTATGTGCAATGAAAGAAGTTGATCTTACTCCTGATGATCCTAAATCTGCTGAATGTATAAAGCAGTTAGAACAG GAAATAAGAGTTCTCCGGCAGTTAAAGCACCAAAATATTGTTCAATATTATGGCAGTGAAATA ATGGAAGATCGCTTTTGCATATATTTGGAATATGTGCACCCCGGTTCAATTAATAAGTACGTTCGGGAACATTGTGGAGCTATGACAGAGTCAATAGTTCGAAACTTTACTAGGCATATTGTATCAGGGTTGGCTTACTTGCATAGCACTAAAACAATACACAG gGACATTAAGGGAGCAAATTTGCTTGTAGATGCATCTGGTGTTGTCAAGCTTGCAGATTTTGGGTTAGCAAAACAT CTTTCAAGCTGTGCGACTGATCTTTCTCTGAAAGGGAGCCCTCACTGGATGGCTCCAGAG GTAATGCAGGCTGTGTTGCGCAAAGATGCCAATCCAGAGCTTGCCTTAGCTGTTGATATATGGAGCCTGGGCTGTACTGTTATTGAGATGTTTACTGGACAGCCCCCTTGGGGCGAACTTAGTTGG GTGCAAGCAATGTTCGGTGTCTTGAACAAATCACCACCTATACCAGAAAAATTATCATCAGAAGGAAAAGATTTCCTTCAGTGCTGCTTTCGGAGGAAACCTGCAGATAGGCCATCAGCTATGATGCTACTTGAACATGCTTTTTTACGTAGTACTAGTTCCCTTGAGCATAGTATCAATGTTGCTGGTTGCTCAGAGGATTCTCCGGGGAAGAAATTCCAT GATACCCTGAGTCCTAAGAACCCAATGAACcacaaaaaggaacaaaaaccACTATTACCAGGAACATCTGGCAGGCAAGCAAAATCACCATGTAGCAG TGAAACTTGCCGGCAAACTCAACCTGAAACCTGTGAATATGGAGCAACTTCTCACCATTCTCCACGTTCTGCACTTGAAGTCTTTCCCTGTATTACTTCAATGGAGCTGAACTCGAGTTCACGTGCAGCCAGCCCCTCAAGCGTTCCTAGTAGCTTTCGCCTGGGACCTGAAAACAGAAGTCCTTATAGAATCATAGGGAAGGAAATTCCAAACCTCTGTATAAGATCATAA
- the LOC107015984 gene encoding mitogen-activated protein kinase kinase kinase 5-like isoform X2 — MPSLWKAFSLSSSSQHSSSSSSNTSSPADSPNTRRIYGGGRKLTRQRKLRHVSDDDLGLRRPNIQALIIDERSKSLPGSPDSYADFGSGSRSSHHLRHCSNSSAVPLPLPLPELNSLPKQNSVHSNLPVRVDRELLSPPLARESFDRTPAEVKSSQHPRSSTPTYRRRGFPQDLNAEGVEFRLNVPARSAPSSGFTSPVRSPKRFSTQDLFHHPLHQASSSTSEAYAFQLSPTRVINSADHSPVSSPILPSSANRIRNSRSIALHSHHKSLPESSLGWNEANNNNVHPLPLPPGVPRQPDLCTMHSNMDKPCVSPTKGQWLKGKLLGRGTYGSVYEATNCETGALCAMKEVDLTPDDPKSAECIKQLEQEIRVLRQLKHQNIVQYYGSEIMEDRFCIYLEYVHPGSINKYVREHCGAMTESIVRNFTRHIVSGLAYLHSTKTIHRDIKGANLLVDASGVVKLADFGLAKHVMQAVLRKDANPELALAVDIWSLGCTVIEMFTGQPPWGELSWVQAMFGVLNKSPPIPEKLSSEGKDFLQCCFRRKPADRPSAMMLLEHAFLRSTSSLEHSINVAGCSEDSPGKKFHDTLSPKNPMNHKKEQKPLLPGTSGRQAKSPCSSETCRQTQPETCEYGATSHHSPRSALEVFPCITSMELNSSSRAASPSSVPSSFRLGPENRSPYRIIGKEIPNLCIRS, encoded by the exons ATGCCGTCTTTATGGAAAGCATTTTCACTATCTTCAAGCTCTCAacactcttcttcttcttctagtAATACTTCTTCTCCGGCCGATTCACCGAATACCCGGCGGATTTACGGCGGTGGAAGGAAGCTTACTAGGCAGAGGAAGTTGAGACATGTTAGTGATGATGATCTTGGTTTACGGAGACCTAATATTCAGGCACTGATTATTGATGAACGTTCAAAGTCTTTGCCGGGTTCTCCTGATTCTTACGCTGATTTCGGGTCGGGTTCTAGGTCGTCTCACCACCTCCGTCACTGTTCTAATTCCTCTGCTGTGCCACTGCCGTTGCCGCTCCCTGAGCTCAATTCTCTGCCTAAACAGAACTCGGTTCACTCTAATTTGCCGGTTAGAGTTGACAGGGAGCTTTTAAGTCCTCCTCTTGCCAG GGAATCTTTTGATCGAACTCCAGCTGAGGTGAAAAGTTCTCAGCATCCAAGATCATCTACTCCAACTTATCGGCGTAGGGGTTTCCCTCAGGATCTGAACGCCGAGGGTGTTGAATTCAGGTTGAACGTTCCTGCTAGAAGTGCCCCAAGTAGTGGTTTTACAAGCCCTGTCCGAAGCCCAAAAAGGTTTAGCACACAGGACCTTTTTCATCATCCATTGCATCAGGCCTCATCATCAACTTCAGAGGCATACGCTTTCCAACTTTCACCCACAAGGGTTATAAATAGCGCTGATCATTCTCCAGTGAGTAGCCCAATTTTACCAAGTTCAGCTAACAGAATCAGGAACAGCAGAAGTATTGCTTTGCATTCACATCATAAATCTCTTCCGGAAAGTTCTCTAGGTTGGAATGAAGCTAACAACAACAATGTGCATCCACTACCCCTTCCACCAGGTGTTCCACGACAACCAGACTTATGTACCATGCACAGCAATATGGATAAACCTTGCGTATCACCAACAAAGGGTCAATGGCTAAAGGGGAAGCTTTTAGGTCGTGGTACATATGGAAGTGTATATGAAGCTACCAACTG TGAAACCGGTGCTTTATGTGCAATGAAAGAAGTTGATCTTACTCCTGATGATCCTAAATCTGCTGAATGTATAAAGCAGTTAGAACAG GAAATAAGAGTTCTCCGGCAGTTAAAGCACCAAAATATTGTTCAATATTATGGCAGTGAAATA ATGGAAGATCGCTTTTGCATATATTTGGAATATGTGCACCCCGGTTCAATTAATAAGTACGTTCGGGAACATTGTGGAGCTATGACAGAGTCAATAGTTCGAAACTTTACTAGGCATATTGTATCAGGGTTGGCTTACTTGCATAGCACTAAAACAATACACAG gGACATTAAGGGAGCAAATTTGCTTGTAGATGCATCTGGTGTTGTCAAGCTTGCAGATTTTGGGTTAGCAAAACAT GTAATGCAGGCTGTGTTGCGCAAAGATGCCAATCCAGAGCTTGCCTTAGCTGTTGATATATGGAGCCTGGGCTGTACTGTTATTGAGATGTTTACTGGACAGCCCCCTTGGGGCGAACTTAGTTGG GTGCAAGCAATGTTCGGTGTCTTGAACAAATCACCACCTATACCAGAAAAATTATCATCAGAAGGAAAAGATTTCCTTCAGTGCTGCTTTCGGAGGAAACCTGCAGATAGGCCATCAGCTATGATGCTACTTGAACATGCTTTTTTACGTAGTACTAGTTCCCTTGAGCATAGTATCAATGTTGCTGGTTGCTCAGAGGATTCTCCGGGGAAGAAATTCCAT GATACCCTGAGTCCTAAGAACCCAATGAACcacaaaaaggaacaaaaaccACTATTACCAGGAACATCTGGCAGGCAAGCAAAATCACCATGTAGCAG TGAAACTTGCCGGCAAACTCAACCTGAAACCTGTGAATATGGAGCAACTTCTCACCATTCTCCACGTTCTGCACTTGAAGTCTTTCCCTGTATTACTTCAATGGAGCTGAACTCGAGTTCACGTGCAGCCAGCCCCTCAAGCGTTCCTAGTAGCTTTCGCCTGGGACCTGAAAACAGAAGTCCTTATAGAATCATAGGGAAGGAAATTCCAAACCTCTGTATAAGATCATAA